In Desulfofundulus kuznetsovii DSM 6115, the following are encoded in one genomic region:
- the cas4a gene encoding type I-A CRISPR-associated protein Cas4/Csa1: protein MYFFTDEEKKNLYRGLLPKAREMGVADELRGWNWPFPPLSPIYDILLAIYEVAGAYCPTGRDLYLRRVKGIKTRPNLAMQKGTVLHGALVHLIVAAKRIIYEEGVANYQKIVTRLNELPPYPPECWPGEVDTGEDPENYARLLRNVKVLTDFEKSRLIARIQEILVKQPYIGEDSLVSLAIPVVVEQKLDGSFLGLSPNLSTDAVTYPEPVIVDLKFGRPQPFHRLNTTGYALVMESLYEFPVNLGCLVYAEFKDDRLLVRKDLHIISDELRQRFCEIRDEKARLVAEEIDPGVPENCPASCPYFPFCR, encoded by the coding sequence ATGTATTTTTTTACAGATGAAGAAAAGAAGAACCTCTACCGGGGCCTTTTGCCAAAGGCGAGGGAAATGGGCGTGGCCGATGAGCTGCGGGGCTGGAACTGGCCTTTCCCCCCTCTGTCACCCATTTACGATATCTTGCTTGCCATCTACGAGGTGGCCGGCGCATATTGCCCGACGGGCCGCGACCTGTATTTGCGCAGGGTGAAAGGAATTAAGACCAGGCCCAATTTAGCCATGCAAAAAGGCACCGTTCTTCACGGAGCCCTCGTCCACCTTATTGTAGCCGCAAAAAGAATTATTTACGAAGAGGGAGTAGCGAATTACCAGAAAATTGTTACCCGTCTTAACGAGTTACCACCGTACCCGCCGGAGTGCTGGCCGGGGGAAGTCGATACGGGGGAGGACCCGGAAAATTATGCCCGCCTGCTCCGGAATGTTAAAGTTCTCACGGATTTTGAAAAATCCCGCCTCATCGCCCGGATCCAGGAAATACTGGTCAAACAGCCTTACATCGGGGAAGATTCCCTGGTCAGCCTGGCCATTCCGGTGGTGGTAGAACAGAAGCTGGACGGTTCCTTTCTGGGTTTAAGCCCGAATTTAAGCACTGATGCCGTTACTTATCCCGAGCCGGTTATCGTGGATTTAAAGTTCGGGCGCCCGCAGCCTTTTCACCGGTTGAATACCACCGGTTACGCCCTGGTCATGGAGTCTTTATATGAATTTCCGGTCAACCTGGGCTGCCTCGTTTACGCCGAGTTCAAAGACGACAGGCTGCTTGTAAGGAAAGACCTGCACATCATCAGCGACGAGTTGCGCCAGCGGTTCTGCGAAATACGGGATGAAAAAGCCCGGCTGGTGGCGGAGGAAATTGATCCGGGAGTGCCGGAAAACTGCCCCGCCTCATGCCCGTATTTTCCTTTTTGCCGGTAA
- the cas4 gene encoding CRISPR-associated protein Cas4 → MVVFYLTVTDLKQFFYCPRIIYFTYVLPVERKVTAKMQEGALAHLEAVRLEGRRSLKAFKLEEGQRIFRTPLVSDRLGLAGILDMHIVTPAGCFPVEFKDTNRPLSVNHKYQLAAYVLLLEEHYGKPVRGGFIYYLPRKTARYIEVTPGMRVHVKDKLKKIRSLIERQIFPEAPRRRGRCVDCEYKNFCGDVG, encoded by the coding sequence ATGGTGGTGTTTTATTTAACAGTTACCGACTTGAAACAATTTTTCTATTGCCCGCGCATCATCTATTTTACCTACGTTTTACCGGTGGAAAGAAAAGTAACCGCCAAAATGCAGGAGGGTGCCCTGGCTCACCTGGAGGCCGTGCGTTTGGAAGGGCGGCGGAGCCTCAAGGCTTTTAAACTGGAGGAAGGCCAGCGTATTTTTCGCACCCCTCTGGTTTCCGACCGGCTTGGCCTTGCGGGTATTTTGGATATGCACATCGTCACCCCCGCGGGCTGTTTTCCCGTGGAATTTAAGGATACCAACCGTCCTTTGTCCGTCAACCATAAATACCAGCTGGCCGCCTACGTCCTTTTGCTTGAGGAACATTACGGCAAACCCGTGCGCGGCGGCTTTATCTATTACCTCCCCCGCAAAACGGCCCGCTATATAGAAGTGACCCCGGGGATGCGCGTTCATGTAAAGGATAAATTGAAAAAAATCCGCAGCCTGATCGAAAGGCAGATCTTCCCGGAGGCCCCGCGTCGCCGGGGCAGGTGCGTGGATTGCGAGTACAAAAATTTCTGCGGGGATGTGGGATAA
- the cas2 gene encoding CRISPR-associated endonuclease Cas2, with translation MKTFVIYDITEDRLRNKVFQTCKDYGLTHIQYSAFFGELNHNRREELYRRLKRTVGKKEGKIVIVPVCDKDLRLLLEICVPEGEPLMPTDKPAGYIIR, from the coding sequence ATGAAAACTTTTGTCATTTACGATATCACGGAAGACCGCCTCCGCAACAAAGTGTTCCAGACCTGCAAGGATTACGGCCTGACCCACATCCAGTATTCCGCCTTTTTCGGTGAACTCAACCACAACCGGCGGGAAGAGCTCTACCGGCGGCTTAAAAGGACGGTCGGTAAGAAAGAAGGGAAAATAGTCATCGTTCCGGTGTGCGACAAAGATCTGCGATTGCTGCTGGAAATCTGCGTTCCGGAAGGAGAGCCTCTCATGCCGACGGATAAGCCCGCCGGGTATATCATCAGGTGA
- the cas1 gene encoding CRISPR-associated endonuclease Cas1 codes for MPELFITEYGVSLGKKSERLVVKEKGQVVEEVPFRDITQITIASSGVSISADVIRECVECGVQINFLTSTGKPYARLTAPSLTGTVITRREQILAYRDGRGLYLSKCFVEGKLKNQANLIKYFAKYRRNTDTVLYEDLQAVCRHLENALQELEEIKGDNIDEARPQIFSVEGRAALQYWGAVALLLRGHVEFTGREHRGAADPVNAALNYGYGILYGQIWGAVMLAGLEPFAGFLHTDRPGKPSLVLDLTEEFRPAVVDRAIVSFFTRGGTIAMEDEKLSQESRREIARRVLERLDGEENYDGKKHKVRTIIQMQSRRLASYLRGEGKYRPFLTGW; via the coding sequence ATGCCCGAACTGTTCATAACCGAATACGGCGTTTCCCTGGGGAAGAAGAGCGAGCGGTTGGTGGTTAAAGAAAAAGGCCAGGTGGTAGAGGAAGTTCCCTTCCGGGACATCACCCAGATTACCATTGCTTCCTCGGGGGTATCCATTTCCGCCGATGTTATCAGGGAGTGCGTGGAGTGCGGCGTGCAGATCAATTTTTTGACTTCTACGGGGAAGCCATACGCCCGGTTGACCGCGCCCAGTTTAACGGGTACGGTAATCACGCGCCGGGAACAGATTCTGGCCTACCGGGACGGGCGCGGCCTGTACCTGTCCAAATGCTTCGTGGAAGGAAAGCTGAAGAACCAGGCCAACCTGATCAAATATTTCGCCAAATACCGGCGAAATACCGACACCGTTCTTTACGAGGACCTGCAGGCCGTTTGCCGCCATCTGGAAAACGCCTTGCAGGAACTGGAGGAAATCAAGGGAGATAATATTGATGAGGCCCGGCCCCAGATCTTTTCCGTGGAAGGGAGGGCCGCCCTGCAGTATTGGGGGGCGGTGGCACTGCTCTTGCGGGGCCATGTGGAGTTTACCGGGCGGGAGCACCGGGGAGCAGCCGACCCCGTAAACGCTGCTTTAAACTACGGCTACGGCATCCTTTACGGCCAGATCTGGGGGGCGGTGATGCTGGCCGGGCTGGAGCCCTTTGCCGGTTTCCTGCATACCGACCGCCCGGGAAAGCCGAGTTTGGTCCTGGACCTGACCGAGGAGTTCCGGCCCGCCGTGGTGGACCGGGCGATCGTTTCCTTTTTCACCAGGGGCGGAACCATTGCCATGGAGGACGAAAAGCTCTCCCAGGAAAGCCGCCGGGAAATTGCCCGGCGCGTTTTGGAAAGGCTCGACGGTGAAGAAAACTACGACGGGAAAAAGCACAAGGTGCGCACAATAATCCAGATGCAATCCCGCCGCCTGGCCTCCTACCTGCGGGGGGAAGGGAAATACAGGCCCTTTCTGACGGGGTGGTAG
- a CDS encoding HIRAN domain-containing protein, producing the protein MHKKKGGFCVLELLKAAVRNGYADGWPEEEGEDFLAVVRGADFLLKGAVWGAIRELEKVKHWHAAAFELLQEFVPEDLLVNAAAELYHHSFFPGSHLLFVLGALLGPVADDVQEYFFKAREFFTRVVGLRYEERFREAALLAPGMPVVLVREPENKVDPSAVAVLSPWGTCLGYLRAPLASVISSRCEDGETFFACVAAILGAEYDPNERLHLKVRSGPPEGKIIMLKFLETANGAMEGLASPGLS; encoded by the coding sequence ATGCATAAAAAGAAGGGAGGTTTTTGCGTGCTGGAGCTTCTTAAGGCGGCCGTGCGGAACGGGTATGCCGACGGTTGGCCTGAAGAAGAAGGAGAGGATTTCCTGGCAGTGGTGCGGGGGGCAGATTTTTTGCTGAAGGGCGCCGTCTGGGGAGCCATCCGGGAACTGGAGAAAGTCAAGCACTGGCACGCGGCGGCTTTTGAGCTGTTGCAGGAGTTTGTTCCCGAAGATCTTCTGGTCAACGCCGCCGCCGAGCTGTACCACCACTCCTTTTTTCCGGGAAGCCATCTTCTGTTCGTCCTGGGAGCCCTCCTGGGACCGGTGGCCGATGATGTTCAGGAATACTTTTTTAAAGCCCGGGAATTTTTCACGCGGGTAGTGGGCTTAAGGTACGAGGAGCGGTTCCGGGAGGCGGCGCTCCTTGCCCCGGGCATGCCCGTAGTCCTGGTTCGGGAGCCGGAGAACAAAGTTGACCCCAGTGCAGTGGCGGTCCTTTCCCCCTGGGGGACCTGCCTGGGCTACCTGCGCGCTCCTCTGGCTTCCGTAATCAGTTCCCGCTGCGAGGACGGGGAAACATTTTTTGCTTGCGTGGCAGCAATTCTGGGTGCGGAGTACGATCCCAACGAGCGGCTTCACCTAAAGGTGAGAAGCGGTCCCCCGGAAGGGAAGATCATCATGCTGAAATTTTTGGAAACAGCTAATGGGGCTATGGAAGGGTTGGCCTCCCCCGGTTTAAGTTAG
- a CDS encoding DevR family CRISPR-associated autoregulator, translating to MAIQSLAISGLLTLDLHSLNNEGSEGNHLMTRQVQIVDREGKIHAVNAISGDMFKHIQAEHLYQLAREGNLPLCEGCCVFNANRIGADDTFASSFEKGVEDNVILSGAISRCIIDDAEGVLITREIGGKARAIGRKSVAEFGWVIGRPEATRTEAYFHVKYVSEGRGAGSGEGANLGQNIFHRPASSGQYAVILNLDLYRLGRNDITLAYVLDKAEREKRLRAFLKSVLFTFLKPNGAQRNTQNPHVVDFEGVITCSTSTYPAPQTSALNPNYRREIEEITAVLNRLGNNAVKLYHFNSLSQFASVMEEIITGTELCGE from the coding sequence ATGGCTATACAATCGCTTGCTATTTCTGGTCTTTTAACCCTCGATCTTCATTCGTTGAATAACGAGGGTTCGGAGGGCAATCACCTGATGACTCGCCAGGTACAAATTGTTGACAGGGAAGGAAAAATTCACGCGGTAAACGCTATTTCAGGTGATATGTTTAAACATATTCAAGCCGAGCACCTGTATCAATTGGCCAGGGAGGGGAATTTACCGTTATGTGAAGGTTGCTGCGTTTTTAACGCCAACCGGATTGGAGCCGACGATACATTTGCTTCTTCCTTCGAAAAAGGAGTGGAAGACAACGTGATTTTAAGTGGGGCCATATCCCGCTGCATTATTGATGACGCCGAGGGAGTTTTAATTACACGTGAAATAGGTGGTAAAGCCAGAGCCATAGGACGCAAGTCAGTGGCGGAATTTGGCTGGGTTATTGGGCGTCCGGAGGCTACCCGGACGGAGGCTTATTTCCATGTAAAATACGTTTCCGAGGGGAGAGGTGCCGGTTCTGGAGAAGGAGCCAATCTCGGGCAAAACATTTTTCACCGTCCAGCGTCTTCCGGGCAGTATGCCGTAATATTAAATCTCGACCTGTATCGCCTTGGGCGGAATGATATTACTTTGGCTTATGTTTTAGATAAAGCGGAAAGGGAAAAAAGGCTGCGGGCTTTTTTGAAGAGCGTACTGTTTACTTTTCTCAAACCCAACGGCGCTCAGAGAAATACCCAGAACCCGCATGTGGTAGATTTTGAAGGAGTTATTACTTGTAGCACTTCCACTTACCCGGCGCCGCAAACCAGCGCATTAAACCCAAATTATCGCAGAGAAATAGAAGAAATAACTGCCGTATTAAATAGACTTGGGAATAATGCAGTTAAATTATATCATTTTAATTCATTATCACAATTTGCCAGTGTCATGGAGGAGATTATAACCGGTACTGAACTTTGTGGAGAGTGA
- the cas3 gene encoding CRISPR-associated helicase Cas3': MLNEARLASLFQKIINKPDASPHPFQIEVTRSILDGNNVMLIAPTGAGKTWAALLPYLYARKYEEQIVDRVIYALPLRALATSLYDSTIKGCERAGWRIINDPNQRDKGCLFDELCITIQTGERKEDPFFQGDVIFTTIDQLLSSYLNMPVSLPEKMANINAGAMLGSLIVLDEIHLLEPERSLGTALEMATRLRGYSLFLWMTATLSERAIDLLKNKLNAKHIYVTKEELERIPGQLEKKKIYHWVNTPLEARHVMEVHHGGRSIVICNSVKRSQEVYRSIKEKIKENNLTTKLFLLHSRFFNSDRQQVEDKLLDYFGPDAKETDVILVATQVVEAGIDISADNLHTELAPANSLVQRAGRCARYKGERSKGTVWVYELCQNEKGQYRMGPYRDQAEIVTKTRQEIQKISGNVDYLREKQFLEKVLEKQETDQIARVIADLPRRYQEVNLSIELAGKGRTLSAVRNLIRDVDSLNVLIHDNPEKHDLFSPVEYLSLPRVSLWALQDLFNNKKEAWVAKFLVSGDDGNEENGVFYWKEATSVKQLTTAGWLVALHPGIACYTPEIGLALGTPGLPITHPAALKPLIIRPEYQCESFREHAFSVVEEGMKILERHQVALKNISSKMGMEIKALIDLIRITLLLHDTGKLNNKWQEAIRAWQYLVDPDCSLLKKNEPLAHSTFSWEKHHQLQRDLQKDQRYQRGPHAVEGAFAVANSLIDFLENYPNGSIDPELALVAWTAIARHHNAGAVNLSDFVVDQRMKNYVNNCLIELGFEPFVKQLDDKPSAVDRKTFGEKELLRPSAGGEKYLPFYWFTVRLLRLADQSSQRKNSEFMRKG; encoded by the coding sequence TTGCTAAACGAAGCCAGGCTTGCATCTTTATTTCAAAAAATAATAAACAAGCCTGATGCCAGCCCTCATCCTTTTCAAATAGAAGTCACCAGAAGCATTTTAGATGGCAACAATGTTATGCTTATTGCTCCTACCGGTGCCGGAAAAACATGGGCGGCATTATTACCTTATCTATATGCCCGAAAATATGAAGAGCAAATTGTCGATCGGGTGATATATGCCCTTCCCTTGCGGGCACTGGCAACAAGTTTGTATGATTCAACCATAAAAGGTTGCGAAAGAGCTGGCTGGAGAATAATAAACGACCCAAATCAAAGAGATAAAGGGTGTTTATTTGACGAATTATGCATTACCATTCAAACGGGCGAAAGGAAAGAAGATCCTTTTTTCCAGGGAGATGTCATTTTTACTACCATAGATCAGTTATTATCGAGTTATTTAAACATGCCCGTTTCTCTTCCGGAAAAAATGGCAAACATCAACGCTGGCGCTATGCTGGGGAGTTTGATTGTATTGGATGAAATTCACCTTCTGGAGCCGGAGCGCTCTTTAGGAACAGCTCTGGAAATGGCCACCCGGCTTAGGGGGTATTCCCTTTTTCTATGGATGACTGCTACCCTTTCTGAAAGAGCAATAGATCTTTTAAAAAATAAGTTAAACGCTAAACACATCTATGTTACCAAAGAAGAGCTGGAGCGAATTCCAGGGCAACTGGAAAAAAAGAAAATTTACCATTGGGTAAACACACCGCTTGAGGCGAGGCACGTTATGGAGGTTCACCATGGTGGCCGGTCAATAGTGATTTGTAACTCTGTCAAGCGCTCTCAGGAAGTTTATAGATCAATTAAGGAAAAAATCAAAGAGAATAACCTGACTACAAAGTTATTTCTCTTACACAGCCGGTTTTTTAATAGTGATCGCCAGCAGGTGGAAGATAAGCTATTAGACTATTTTGGACCCGATGCGAAAGAAACCGACGTTATTTTGGTGGCCACCCAGGTGGTGGAGGCCGGGATCGATATCAGCGCTGATAATCTCCATACGGAACTGGCCCCGGCTAATTCCCTGGTGCAGCGAGCCGGACGCTGTGCCCGTTATAAAGGAGAAAGAAGCAAGGGAACGGTATGGGTTTACGAGCTATGTCAAAACGAAAAAGGACAGTATAGGATGGGTCCTTACCGTGATCAAGCCGAGATAGTAACTAAAACCAGGCAAGAAATACAGAAGATCTCAGGCAATGTCGATTATTTGAGAGAAAAACAGTTTTTAGAAAAAGTTCTTGAAAAACAGGAAACTGACCAGATAGCCAGGGTTATTGCAGATCTTCCAAGACGGTATCAGGAAGTCAATCTGTCCATCGAATTGGCTGGAAAAGGCAGAACGCTGTCAGCGGTGCGAAATTTAATCCGGGATGTAGACTCGCTTAACGTTTTAATTCATGATAATCCGGAAAAACACGATTTGTTTTCTCCTGTCGAATATCTTTCTTTGCCACGGGTCAGTCTTTGGGCGTTGCAAGATCTTTTTAATAATAAAAAGGAGGCCTGGGTGGCCAAATTTCTGGTGAGTGGTGATGACGGAAATGAGGAAAACGGGGTTTTTTATTGGAAGGAGGCGACGTCTGTAAAGCAGTTAACGACTGCCGGGTGGCTGGTTGCGTTACACCCGGGTATAGCCTGTTATACACCAGAAATTGGATTGGCTTTGGGAACGCCGGGTTTACCCATCACCCATCCTGCCGCACTGAAGCCTTTGATTATTCGACCAGAATACCAATGTGAATCGTTTCGGGAACATGCTTTTTCAGTGGTAGAAGAAGGAATGAAAATTTTGGAACGGCATCAAGTGGCTCTTAAAAATATCTCTTCAAAAATGGGGATGGAAATCAAAGCTCTGATTGATTTAATTAGAATAACCCTTTTGCTTCATGACACAGGCAAACTTAACAATAAATGGCAGGAAGCTATTCGTGCGTGGCAATATCTTGTTGATCCTGATTGCTCTTTGCTAAAGAAAAATGAACCTCTTGCCCATTCTACTTTCAGCTGGGAAAAACATCACCAGTTGCAAAGGGATCTTCAAAAAGATCAGCGTTATCAACGCGGGCCGCACGCCGTGGAAGGAGCTTTTGCCGTAGCAAACAGTTTAATAGATTTTTTAGAGAATTACCCGAACGGTTCAATCGATCCTGAACTGGCTTTAGTTGCCTGGACGGCCATTGCACGCCACCACAATGCTGGAGCAGTTAATTTGAGTGATTTTGTTGTAGATCAGAGAATGAAAAATTATGTTAATAATTGTTTAATTGAATTAGGTTTTGAGCCATTTGTTAAGCAATTGGACGACAAACCATCAGCGGTGGATCGAAAAACCTTTGGTGAAAAAGAATTGCTGCGTCCTAGCGCAGGGGGTGAGAAATATTTACCATTTTATTGGTTTACAGTCCGCTTATTGAGGCTTGCGGATCAATCCTCCCAGCGGAAAAACAGTGAATTCATGAGGAAGGGATAA
- a CDS encoding helix-turn-helix transcriptional regulator yields MGSRQQLERILEIDRQIRAKMYPNATRLARELEVSERTIYQDRQFLVDRLKAPLAYDRRRGGWYYKDPTWALPSIMITDGELLAFFLSVEVAQRYLGTAFEAPLRSAVEKIRMGLQGQVQVNLEELRTCYSIAAPPAVMVKREVLLDLHRAVRECLRVKILYYTASRGARQERIVEPYHLYNLQGDWYLVAFDHFRKEMRVFHTGRIEKWEVLREHFARNPGFSAEEWMAQAFSAERGNAPVEVVIRFDPHQARYIRERCWHPTQETEELGDGSLILRLRVGGLEEVKRWVMGYGSRAEVLAPPELRQEVEEEIRNMLRLYQINSNLPPNLPGNEKSRITK; encoded by the coding sequence ATGGGAAGCAGGCAGCAATTGGAACGTATCCTGGAGATCGACCGGCAGATCCGGGCGAAGATGTACCCCAACGCTACCCGCCTGGCCAGGGAGCTGGAAGTAAGCGAGCGGACCATCTACCAGGACCGGCAGTTCCTGGTAGACCGGCTGAAGGCGCCGCTGGCTTATGACCGCCGCCGTGGGGGATGGTACTATAAAGACCCCACCTGGGCCCTGCCGTCGATAATGATCACGGATGGGGAATTGCTGGCTTTTTTCTTGAGCGTGGAGGTGGCGCAGCGTTATTTGGGAACAGCTTTTGAGGCTCCTTTGCGCTCGGCGGTGGAAAAGATCAGGATGGGGTTACAGGGGCAGGTGCAGGTTAATCTGGAGGAGTTGCGCACCTGCTACAGCATTGCCGCTCCGCCCGCAGTGATGGTAAAAAGGGAAGTACTCCTGGACCTGCACCGGGCGGTAAGGGAGTGTCTCCGGGTGAAAATCTTGTACTACACGGCCAGCCGGGGTGCCAGGCAGGAGAGGATTGTGGAACCCTATCATCTATACAACCTGCAGGGAGATTGGTACCTGGTTGCCTTCGACCACTTCCGCAAGGAGATGCGGGTTTTTCACACCGGGAGGATTGAAAAGTGGGAGGTTCTCCGGGAGCATTTCGCCCGCAACCCGGGATTTTCGGCGGAAGAGTGGATGGCCCAGGCTTTCTCGGCGGAACGGGGAAATGCGCCGGTGGAGGTTGTAATCCGATTCGATCCTCATCAGGCCCGCTACATTCGGGAAAGATGCTGGCACCCAACCCAGGAGACGGAGGAGCTCGGCGACGGTAGTCTGATCTTGCGCCTGCGGGTGGGAGGATTAGAAGAGGTCAAACGCTGGGTTATGGGCTACGGCAGCCGTGCCGAGGTCCTGGCGCCGCCCGAGCTGAGGCAGGAGGTGGAGGAGGAAATAAGGAATATGCTGCGGCTATATCAAATAAATTCGAATTTACCGCCAAACTTGCCCGGGAACGAAAAAAGCCGCATTACCAAATAG
- the cas6 gene encoding CRISPR system precrRNA processing endoribonuclease RAMP protein Cas6: protein MLVNFRVAIYEIILVAGREGLILPPYKGSTLRGGFGRVFQRITCTSRQKDCRNCLLNQHCPYAYIFETSPPPGSEALRNYDNVPRPFVLEPPLEEKTFYRPGETLAFRLILIGKAVSYLPYFIVAFKELGEVGIGKGRKKYRLKEIVAVDPLKNRRASIYLDQDRLVRNIELPVRGSDIPGLAEFYGPPRDLHPSSPESFVPQPPGTEPGRLAIDFLTMTRLKYAEAYAGKIEFHVLIRNLLRRLSSLAYFHHGEELKLDFTGLIARAARVRLAEDHTRWVDWERFSARQDSRIKMGGVVGRAVYEGEVAEFIPLLRLGELVHVGKGAVFGMGKYRVELV, encoded by the coding sequence ATGCTGGTGAATTTTCGCGTTGCCATCTACGAGATAATCCTGGTGGCCGGCCGGGAAGGGCTGATCCTGCCACCCTACAAGGGTTCGACCCTGCGCGGGGGATTCGGCCGGGTTTTCCAGCGCATTACCTGTACATCACGGCAAAAAGATTGCCGGAACTGCCTTCTAAACCAGCACTGCCCCTATGCCTACATCTTCGAAACCAGTCCTCCCCCCGGTTCGGAGGCTCTCCGCAATTATGACAACGTACCACGCCCGTTCGTTCTCGAGCCCCCCCTGGAAGAAAAGACCTTTTACCGCCCCGGAGAGACACTGGCCTTCCGGCTGATCCTCATCGGCAAAGCCGTGTCTTACCTGCCCTATTTCATCGTGGCTTTCAAAGAATTGGGTGAGGTGGGAATCGGCAAAGGGCGCAAAAAATACCGCCTGAAAGAAATTGTGGCGGTGGATCCCCTGAAAAACCGGCGGGCGTCCATATACCTTGACCAGGACAGATTGGTTAGAAATATAGAACTCCCGGTGCGGGGGAGCGACATTCCGGGACTCGCAGAGTTTTACGGGCCGCCGCGTGATTTGCATCCATCGTCCCCGGAGTCTTTTGTCCCGCAGCCGCCCGGTACAGAACCGGGCCGCCTGGCAATCGATTTTTTGACCATGACCCGCCTTAAGTACGCGGAAGCCTACGCCGGTAAGATCGAATTTCACGTGCTCATCCGGAACCTCCTGCGCCGCCTTTCCTCCCTGGCTTATTTCCACCACGGCGAAGAATTAAAGCTGGATTTCACCGGGCTGATCGCCCGGGCCGCAAGGGTAAGGCTGGCGGAAGACCATACCCGCTGGGTGGACTGGGAGCGGTTTTCCGCCCGCCAGGACAGCAGGATAAAGATGGGCGGCGTGGTGGGCCGGGCTGTATACGAGGGAGAGGTGGCGGAATTCATCCCCCTTTTGCGGCTGGGCGAACTGGTCCATGTAGGAAAAGGAGCGGTTTTCGGGATGGGGAAGTACCGGGTGGAATTGGTCTGA
- a CDS encoding Uma2 family endonuclease, which yields MAYPRQQANGGYTYGDYLTWPAGERWEIIEGFAHRLGPAPSRRHQKVLTALLGEFYNYLKGKDCEVYAAPFDVRLPAGEEKDEEIKTVVQPDIVVVCDKNKLDDRGCKGSPDLIVEVTSPGTASLDYIKKLALYEKHGVKEYWLVHPVDGIVMVYRLGTDGRYGRPEIYARDDVVKVSFFEDFNLSLKEIFGDS from the coding sequence TTGGCTTACCCACGACAACAAGCAAACGGTGGCTATACCTACGGTGACTATTTAACCTGGCCTGCTGGGGAAAGGTGGGAGATCATCGAAGGGTTTGCCCATCGCCTTGGCCCGGCGCCCTCACGGAGGCACCAGAAAGTGCTCACCGCCCTCCTGGGCGAATTTTACAATTACCTCAAGGGGAAAGATTGCGAGGTATACGCGGCTCCCTTTGACGTCCGCCTGCCGGCAGGGGAAGAAAAAGATGAAGAGATTAAAACCGTAGTGCAGCCGGACATCGTGGTGGTCTGCGATAAGAACAAATTAGACGACCGCGGTTGCAAAGGAAGCCCCGACCTGATCGTTGAGGTGACCTCCCCTGGGACGGCTTCCCTTGATTACATTAAAAAGCTTGCCCTTTACGAAAAGCACGGCGTGAAGGAATACTGGCTTGTTCACCCGGTAGACGGGATCGTTATGGTGTACAGGCTGGGTACTGACGGCAGGTACGGAAGGCCCGAGATATATGCCCGCGACGATGTGGTAAAAGTAAGTTTTTTTGAAGACTTTAATCTTTCCCTGAAGGAGATATTCGGGGATTCGTAA